The following DNA comes from Triplophysa dalaica isolate WHDGS20190420 chromosome 10, ASM1584641v1, whole genome shotgun sequence.
ACTACTCTTGCCTTGCCAAACTGCTTTTAATCCATGCCTCAAAACCACATTCTGCTTTGATTTGTGCTCAGCTGATCATATGTGATCACAGATTTAGTCAATAATGTCATGATCGTCTTCAAACAGTAAATGTATCCCGCTGCTTGCATGTGAATgagttcttttgtgtttttttttacagtacttCAGTCTTTGGCCCCCACACCGATCTCTTCGGCTCTACTGGTGCATTGGACCACTCAGAGGCAGGCATCAGCACCTTCTGAGGTATGATTTTCACATCCAACATTTGCGCACCGTGACTCGATAAATATGCAGGAATGAATATTTACGAATTtggtttgtgtgagtgtgtttagGTTGTTCTCCCTGAGTCTTGGAAGCGGTCGCTTCCAAAAGAGCAGCATAGCTGGATCGTCCGAGCCCTCTTCCGGCAGCGGGGTGGAAAAACGGTGCTTACAGAGGACCTGCAGATGTGGTGGTATCCTCCCCAGCCACATCTGCAGTATCATCAGCCGCCAGCATCACCAGACACATTTTTCACCTGGCCTCTATGTCTGTGGATGCCCTACAGGATGTGGTCATGCAATCTCATCTGCAGTGCACCAACCTGCAAACGCTTGGGGCATCGGCTTACATCGTGTGGGCTCTACAAAACGGTGAGACGGGTGCTCAATCTGTACAGCTGGTACTTCCTGGCTACAGAGTACCTGGAGTGTCAACGTTGCCATAAGAAAGTTGCTGCATGGTCCTTTGATGTTCTAGACCAGCTGGATCCGGCTCACCGTGGGATGTTCCCAGCCATCCTCACTTACAGGTGAGTCAGATACTTTTGATATTATACTGAAACGGTGAACATGTTGATAAagttattaattaaaaaatatattaatacgttaataaaaatgtgtagtgATGTTTAACAAATACTTTGTAAATCCATAACACTGTAGGTTCACTTGAATGtaatttggtttgtttgtgtgttttaacaggcTGTCTTGTGACATGCATGTGGTGAAATTGATGAGGGAGCGCTCCCTTGGAAACAGTGTTACTATGCTGCACAACACGCTACATGAACAGCACAGCGAGGACTGGATGCAGAGGAGCATGCAATATCTCACTGTGTGCGACCAGTTTCAGGGGAGCACACGGCCCATCACCCCACCACCTATGCCACCTGTACCATCTGCCAGGTGGCTCCTTTATGTCCACGCGGAGGATGTCCGGTCCCGGTATGAGGAACTCAAAGCCAGGGTCACCTCTGTCTTTGGGTCCATCCTAAAGATGGATTCCACAAAAAAGGTgacatttacatacatacattaacatgtgcatatacattttatgataCATTTTAAGCTTACCGTATCTTCTGTTTTAAAATAGGTGACCAAAAAACTGGCAGGAGCCGCAGCGGGGACCGCGGCCTGGGTCACCAATGTGGGGAACGAGCACGGACAGATCCTAATGTCCGTTCTCACCTCACATGAGGGTCAGGGGCTGCTCCCAATGACTATAGGCCTGGTCAACAGGTACAAGTCGGCCGGGGTTCCTCCTCCTCATGTGCTCTATCTGGACAGAGACTGCTGCTCGGCAATGGGAACATCGAGAGCAGGTGCCATGTTTGTCGGGTGGGATGACCTGGTGGTGCGCCTCGATGTTTGGCACTTTTTGAGGCGCTTTGCAGCTGGTCTCCACACAGACAGTCACCCGCTGTACGGCCTATTTATGGCAAAGCTCTCTGCCTGCATCTTTGAGTGGGATGAGGGAGATGTGGCCCTGCTGAAGGAGGCAAAAAGGAGGGAGCTTGAGCAATGCCAGGGCGTCACAGGCCTCACAGATGAGCTGCTAATGAGGAAGCTTAACCCCAAGCAGCTGGCGAAGCACTGTCGCCGTCGTACACGCGGCACCGAAGTTACAGAGCGTCTGATTGGGGAGACATTGGAGGGCTTCAAGGATGCCAAGGAAACCATGGGGATTCCCTTGATGGATCAAGAGAGGATGACAGTTGTCTGGGAGACCCAACGACGCCATCTTCCCTGCATCCAGGACCCTCCGGGAGTGCAGATGTACACCCAGACAGGAAGTGTTACCAAGGGTGGGGTGACTCTTCCTGTATACCGCTGTGCTCGGGGCTCCACTTCTCTAAAGTCCTTTCACAACCACGTGAACCGCTTCATACCTGGTAGGATTACACGCATCTACCCTGATATGAATTTTTAGGATAATTGATTTTATGTTGCTTCCAGTTATACAcaaattttattatatatttttttaggaaCAAGCGCTAACCTGGAAAATTTCCAGGCTTTTTTGCTCGAGGGTCTGGAGCGGTGGAATGAAGATCGTGCGGCTGCTGCTGTAAGTGACGCCCCACAGTCCCTGCGCTGTTACAGTGCTTCCTTCCAGCACTGTCTCAATGAGCTCAGTCAGCGTCTTCTCGGCTGCAGTCTGGTTAAAGACTATTCCAAGCCGGGAGAGTACACGGGTATGTCAGTAATGTCATTCCTTATTGTCTTTGTGAAAAGAAGGTTACAgacttctgtttttaaacacttgtgttctatattattgttttatcagGTGAGCTCATGGGGGTGGAATACCTGTGCTCTCAACAATCTTGGGAGTTCAGAGAAAATTTTGGTCGGGACCCAGACACCCCAGACAGTATCCCAGACACCTCGGAGGAAGCAGAAGATGGGGGATTTGCAGATGAGGAAGAGGAGCAGGATCTCACTGTCTCCACTCTTTCTTTGGTGTCCACCAAAGTGTCTCTGGATCTACAGCCTTTCTCCCAGGATCCACCACTTGATCCTCAAACACAAGATGTAAGTGTTCAGGCATCTTTCGCCACGCTAATTATCGTAAGGGAAGCCTTTTTCTACCTTTACCGGTTTATGCCTTCCAttttgcaaatgaataaaaacataccaATGTAGCAGAACTAATACATACAAGTAcaactaataataaaataacatttattttatatgtagcATATCCTGATTTATATTCTTTGTTCTTTTTCGCTTTAGTGTTTCATATTTAAAGTGGAATGTTCTTTCTTCTTGTAGGTGTGCAGAGGACCGGATGGGGCTCCAGGGTTTGAAAGGGTGGTGGAGCTGGCGAGGTACCTGGTCGAGCTCAGGGAAAAACCCTGTCTCTCTGATAGGGAAGCCGCTGTTATTATCCAGCTGTGGGACAGACTCCCAGACAGCGACAAACAGGGGCTTTCCTATACATCCAGGCACAAGGACAAGGTTTTGCAGGGCACGTTTAAGGCCACACACTCAAAAAACAAATCCTGCCACGGAGAAGAGAGCCTTAAGCGGTAAGTTAAACATTTGCACCTAAAGCTGTGATAATACTTAACAAATAACACTTAATAAATCCATTCCTTATTTTACAGGTGTGTCCCTGGGCAGGGATCAGGATCTGCACAATGGCCTACAGTAAGCAGAATTGTAGAGGCTGTATGTCTGGAGCTGTGCTCCATAAATCCAGCAGGTAGGATAAAGTGGGGCGTTACTATGAACCGGTGGTCAGCCATTCTCTACGACTACCAGGCCATCAGGAGGCTGGTGGGGAACTGCCCTACACTGAAGGGAAAGACCCGAATTCAGCTGTTCGAGGTCAATCAACGGACACTTTCTGTTTGGTATGTATTTTCTTTCAGTCATCCCACTTCTCATTATAAAACGTTTGTTCTGTTTCAAAGGAAATGTTTGGAAGATcaactatatttttatt
Coding sequences within:
- the LOC130429852 gene encoding uncharacterized protein LOC130429852 is translated as MDSKANLRYEAGELMLRASKKASVMEKLHKAQVSKGVSFVPKDPEAVLGEAKVRVVDAGGDPLDQLVLVGQSVVQFGQYRGKTFKWLLENDIGYSLMVLSAHQRESEAERLNRGALIENKDAFLQYACSFSDVTEAIRLRRQREGTLPGFEGECQSIHSQPVTAREEEPMDADLLASAMQLEGKVLQSLAPTPISSALLVHWTTQRQASAPSEVVLPESWKRSLPKEQHSWIVRALFRQRGGKTVLTEDLQMWWYPPQPHLQYHQPPASPDTFFTWPLCLWMPYRMWSCNLICSAPTCKRLGHRLTSCGLYKTVRRVLNLYSWYFLATEYLECQRCHKKVAAWSFDVLDQLDPAHRGMFPAILTYRLSCDMHVVKLMRERSLGNSVTMLHNTLHEQHSEDWMQRSMQYLTVCDQFQGSTRPITPPPMPPVPSARWLLYVHAEDVRSRYEELKARVTSVFGSILKMDSTKKVTKKLAGAAAGTAAWVTNVGNEHGQILMSVLTSHEGQGLLPMTIGLVNRYKSAGVPPPHVLYLDRDCCSAMGTSRAGAMFVGWDDLVVRLDVWHFLRRFAAGLHTDSHPLYGLFMAKLSACIFEWDEGDVALLKEAKRRELEQCQGVTGLTDELLMRKLNPKQLAKHCRRRTRGTEVTERLIGETLEGFKDAKETMGIPLMDQERMTVVWETQRRHLPCIQDPPGVQMYTQTGSVTKGGVTLPVYRCARGSTSLKSFHNHVNRFIPGTSANLENFQAFLLEGLERWNEDRAAAAVSDAPQSLRCYSASFQHCLNELSQRLLGCSLVKDYSKPGEYTGELMGVEYLCSQQSWEFRENFGRDPDTPDSIPDTSEEAEDGGFADEEEEQDLTVSTLSLVSTKVSLDLQPFSQDPPLDPQTQDVCRGPDGAPGFERVVELARYLVELREKPCLSDREAAVIIQLWDRLPDSDKQGLSYTSRHKDKVLQGTFKATHSKNKSCHGEESLKRCVPGQGSGSAQWPTVSRIVEAVCLELCSINPAGRIKWGVTMNRWSAILYDYQAIRRLVGNCPTLKGKTRIQLFEVNQRTLSVWYNDYRKKMEPNVLSLSLPLPQMSMMSHTPLPVARQKHSGTLGAETAIRPYHFVVNPDKSNQATRRGQRPPHPAAAPLSTPSAAPLSTPSAAPLSAPSAAPLSAPPAAPLSTPPAAPLSTPPAAPLSTPPAAPLSTPPAAPLSTPPAAPLSTPPAAPLSTPPAAPLSTPPAAPLSTPPAAPLSAAGNSPLKALSRSTLWRKRKAAESLAREQGLHMPEQQARKHYTCRQCGQLRRREFGHARIGGTFFCATTEGKTVEDWLKEMRNEGNPPPLI